In Panthera uncia isolate 11264 chromosome B4, Puncia_PCG_1.0, whole genome shotgun sequence, one genomic interval encodes:
- the KRT1 gene encoding keratin, type II cytoskeletal 1, which translates to MSRQFSSRSGFRSGGGFSSGSAGVVSFRRRMTSSSVRHGGGGGGRFSGGRCGGGGGGAGGGGFGSRSLVNLGGSKSISISVAGGGRGGFGGGGFGGGFGSGGGFGGGGFGGSGFGGGGFGGSGFGGGGFGGGGFGGGGFGGGGFGGGSFGPVCPPGGIQEVTINQSLLQPLNVEIDPEIQKVKSREREQIKTLNNQFASFIDKVRFLEQQNQVLQTKWELLQQVDTSTRTHSLEPYFESYISSLRNRVDQLKNDQSRMDSELKNMQDLVEDYRNKYEDEINKRTNAENEFVTIKKDVDAAYMTKVDLQAKVDNLQQEIDFYRALYEAELAQMQTHISETNVILSMDNNRNLDLDSIISEVKAQYEEIAQKSKAEAEALYQTKYEELQITAGKHGDSLKSTKMEISELNRMVQRLRSEIDSVKKQISALQQSISDAEQRGENALKDAQNKLAELEDALQQAKEDMARLLRDYQELLNVKLALDMEIATYRTLLEGEESRMSGECSPNVSVSVNTSHTTISGGGGRGGGGFGSGGGGGGYGSGGGSYGSGGGGYGSGGGGGFGSGSSSGGHRGGSGGGGRGSGGSSGGSFSSSGGRGSSSGGTKTSGGSSSVKFVSSSYSRVIR; encoded by the exons ATGAGTCGACAGTTTAGCTCTAGGTCTGGGTTCCGGAGTGGAGGGGGCTTTAGCTCTGGCTCTGCTGGAGTGGTCAGCTTCCGGCGCAGGATGACTAGCAGCTCCGTCCGCCAtggtgggggaggtggtgggagattTTCAGGGGGAAGATGTGGCGGTGGCGGTGGGGGTGCTGGTGGCGGTGGTTTTGGAAGTCGAAGCCTTGTTAACCTTGGTGGCAGTAAAAGCATCTCCATAAGCGTGGCCGGAGGAGGACGTGGTGGTTTTGGTGGTGGTGGCTTTGGGGGTGGTTTTGGCAGTGGAGGTGGTTTCGGTGGAGGTGGTTTTGGTGGCAGTGGTTTCGGTGGAGGTGGTTTTGGTGGCAGTGGTTTCGGTGGAGGTGGTTTCGGTGGAGGTGGTTTTGGTGGAGGTGGTTTCGGTGGAGGTGGTTTTGGTGGAGGGAGTTTTGGGCCTGTCTGCCCCCCCGGTGGCATCCAGGAAGTCACCATCAACCAGAGTCTTCTGCAGCCCCTCAATGTGGAGATTGACCCTGAGATTCAAAAAGTAAAGTCTCGAGAAAGGGAGCAAATCAAGACACTCAACAACCAATTTGCCTCCTTCATTGACAAG GTGAGGTTCCTGGAGCAACAGAACCAGGTGCTGCAAACAAAATGGGAGCTGCTGCAGCAGGTTGATACCTCCACGCGGACCCACAGCTTAGAGCCCTACTTTGAGTCCTACATCAGCAGTCTTAGAAATAGAGTGGACCAGCTGAAGAATGACCAGTCTCGGATGGATTCGGAATTGAAGAATATGCAAGACCTGGTGGAAGACTACCGAAACAA GTATGAGGATGAGATCAACAAGCGGACaaatgcagaaaatgaatttGTGACCATCAAGAAG GATGTGGATGCTGCTTATATGACCAAGGTGGACCTTCAGGCCAAAGTTGACAACTTGCAGCAGGAGATTGATTTCTACAGAGCACTCTATGAAGCA GAGTTGGCCCAGATGCAGACTCATATCAGCGAAACCAATGTCATCCTGTCCATGGACAACAACAGGAACCTGGACCTGGACAGCATCATCTCTGAGGTCAAGGCTCAGTATGAGGAGATTGCCCAGAAGAGCAAGGCCGAGGCTGAGGCGCTCTACCAGACCAAG TATGAAGAGCTCCAGATCACTGCTGGCAAACACGGGGACAGCCTGAAAAGTACAAAGATGGAGATTTCTGAACTGAATCGGATGGTCCAGAGACTGAGATCTGAGATCGATAGTGTCAAGAAGCAG ATCTCTGCGCTGCAGCAATCCATCAGCGATGCCGAGCAGCGTGGTGAGAACGCCCTCAAAGATGCCCAGAACAAGCTGGCTGAGCTGGAGGATGCCCTGCAACAGGCCAAGGAGGACATGGCCCGGCTGCTGCGTGACTACCAGGAACTGCTGAATGTCAAGCTGGCCCTGGATATGGAGATCGCCACCTACAGAACCcttctggaaggagaggaaagcag GATGTCTGGAGAGTGTTCCCCGAATGTGAGCGTGT CGGTGAACACCAGCCACACCACCATCAGTGGAGGTGGTGGCCGAGGAGGCGGGGGTTTCGGCtccggcggcggaggcggcggctATGGCTCCGGAGGTGGCAGTTACGGCTCTGGAGGTGGCGGCTATGGATCTGGAGGTGGCGGCGGCTTCGGTTCCGGTAGCAGCAGTGGAGGCCACCGAGGCGGCTCTGGAGGGGGCGGCCGGGGTTCCGGCGGGAGCTCTGGAGGCAGTTTCAGTTCGTCTGGAGGCCGGGGATCCAGCTCTGGGGGTACTAAGACCTCTGGTGGCAGTTCCAGCGTGAAGTTTGTTTCCTCCAGCTATTCCAGAGTGATCAGATAA